Proteins from one Pontibacter korlensis genomic window:
- a CDS encoding metal-dependent hydrolase has product MKITYYGQSCFLFEIGENRVLFDPFISPNELASSINVDDIKADYILLSHGHQDHVHDAEQIAKNNNSTIIATFEIVNWYGAKGIEKLHPMNTGGKVTLPFGTVKMVNAIHSSSLPDGTYAGSAAGFVVEAEEKTFYFAGDTALTYDMKLIPEQFDVDFALLPIGDNFTMDIHDAMIAADFVQVDTVIGMHFDTFPYIQIDKEEVKEVAQMADKELILMEIGQTIEL; this is encoded by the coding sequence ATGAAAATAACGTACTACGGCCAGTCTTGCTTTTTATTCGAAATCGGAGAAAATCGTGTGTTGTTCGATCCCTTCATCTCCCCTAACGAGTTAGCATCCAGCATCAACGTAGACGATATCAAAGCTGACTATATCCTGCTGTCGCATGGCCATCAGGACCATGTACACGATGCAGAACAGATAGCTAAGAACAACAACAGCACCATTATTGCCACTTTCGAAATTGTTAACTGGTATGGCGCGAAAGGAATCGAAAAACTACACCCAATGAACACAGGTGGGAAAGTTACGCTTCCTTTTGGAACAGTAAAGATGGTAAATGCTATCCACTCGAGCTCTTTGCCAGATGGTACTTACGCTGGTAGTGCGGCAGGCTTTGTGGTAGAAGCCGAAGAGAAAACATTCTACTTCGCTGGCGATACCGCACTTACTTACGATATGAAGCTTATACCAGAGCAGTTTGATGTAGACTTCGCCCTACTGCCTATCGGTGATAATTTCACTATGGACATTCATGACGCGATGATAGCGGCAGACTTTGTACAGGTAGATACAGTTATTGGAATGCACTTTGATACATTCCCTTACATACAGATAGACAAGGAAGAAGTAAAGGAAGTGGCGCAAATGGCAGATAAGGAACTTATTTTGATGGAGATAGGTCAAACTATTGAACTATAG
- a CDS encoding DUF6438 domain-containing protein, whose translation MHQPLHLFLQLTIPLLWIFLVSSCTNSTARSNTPQELLLFQKTPCYGTCPAYNATFYSDGTVLYEGLRYVPVQDTLSLRLTKNQLQEVQATLKDLNHTSLENNYLSTFTDIPSSYLTFYKDNKEVKRIKHQQEGPEKLQQVIKQLHELVMQLLNERQE comes from the coding sequence ATGCATCAGCCTTTGCACTTATTCTTACAACTTACTATTCCTCTACTATGGATATTTCTTGTGAGCAGCTGCACCAATAGCACCGCCCGAAGCAATACACCACAGGAGCTGTTACTGTTTCAGAAAACACCATGCTACGGCACATGCCCAGCTTATAACGCCACCTTTTACAGCGACGGTACTGTGTTGTATGAAGGCCTTCGCTACGTCCCCGTGCAGGACACACTAAGCCTTCGCCTCACCAAGAACCAATTACAAGAAGTACAAGCAACACTTAAGGATCTAAACCATACATCACTAGAAAACAATTACTTATCCACTTTTACAGATATACCTTCCTCCTACCTAACTTTCTACAAAGACAACAAAGAGGTTAAACGAATAAAGCATCAGCAGGAAGGCCCGGAGAAACTGCAGCAAGTAATTAAGCAGTTGCACGAGCTTGTAATGCAGCTACTGAATGAGCGGCAAGAATAA
- the yidC gene encoding membrane protein insertase YidC, with the protein MDRNQAIGFGLIAVLLLAYSFFFGSTEPQQQAVQETAKVEQLQSAPATAENDSLAQARRATALGAFGAAATGEASTATLENENIRVTFNTKGGQVEEVLLKNYKTYQGEPLVLFDSESSTTDVAFATNDGKRVQLSDLYFTASEVKEVKTEDKSGKTITFRASLGNGQYIDQVYTLYNENFLMGYKLDFKGLEQLVSGNTLTFTWNDKLKQLERDLKQNRAKSTINFATVEDGYDYLSISEETETVTVQEPLKWVANKQNFFTAGIIAGNQFAGAKMEASVDPADTTIVKALSSQILIPTQDVLSGKGEFMYYFGPNDYKILKNIGNDFDKNLDLGWGIFSYVNKWLIIPAFDFLENYIGNYGIIIMLLVLYIKTILFPLTYKSYLSMAKMKVLKPEIDAIKERNDGDMQKTQMETMKLYQEMGVNPLSGCIPMLLQIPILFAMFNFFPNSIELRQEAFLWANDLSTYDVFAKLPFTIPFYGSHVSMFTLLMTASTILYTWSNNQINSQMQGPMKFYSYLMPVIFMFVLNSFPAGLSFYYFVSNIVTFGQQAAIRKFVDDSKIRTRLEENKHKIKEKKKKGGPSFTERMQEAMRQAQELEQQKRNKAKK; encoded by the coding sequence ATGGATAGAAATCAAGCAATTGGCTTCGGATTGATTGCTGTGCTGCTTTTAGCTTACTCGTTCTTCTTCGGGAGTACAGAGCCGCAGCAGCAGGCAGTACAAGAAACAGCCAAGGTAGAGCAGCTGCAAAGTGCACCAGCAACTGCTGAGAATGACTCGCTGGCACAGGCTCGCAGAGCGACAGCTCTGGGTGCTTTTGGCGCTGCCGCAACCGGCGAGGCCAGTACTGCTACACTCGAGAACGAGAACATCCGCGTTACCTTTAATACCAAAGGCGGACAAGTAGAAGAGGTACTGCTAAAGAATTACAAAACTTACCAAGGTGAGCCGCTTGTGTTGTTCGACAGCGAGAGCAGCACCACTGATGTAGCTTTTGCTACAAACGATGGCAAGAGAGTGCAGCTATCTGACCTTTACTTCACTGCTTCTGAGGTAAAAGAAGTTAAAACAGAAGACAAGTCAGGCAAGACCATTACTTTCCGTGCAAGCTTAGGCAACGGCCAGTACATCGACCAGGTGTACACGCTCTACAACGAAAACTTCCTGATGGGCTATAAGCTTGACTTTAAAGGCTTGGAGCAGCTGGTATCTGGCAACACTCTTACCTTCACATGGAATGATAAGTTAAAGCAGCTGGAGCGCGACCTGAAGCAGAACCGCGCTAAATCCACTATTAACTTTGCTACAGTAGAAGATGGTTACGATTACCTTTCTATTTCTGAAGAGACAGAAACAGTAACTGTTCAAGAGCCTCTTAAGTGGGTAGCTAATAAGCAGAACTTCTTTACAGCAGGTATCATAGCAGGAAATCAGTTTGCTGGAGCAAAAATGGAAGCCTCTGTTGACCCTGCTGACACTACGATTGTAAAAGCCTTATCATCTCAAATACTGATCCCGACACAGGATGTGCTTTCTGGCAAAGGTGAGTTCATGTACTACTTTGGTCCGAATGATTACAAGATCCTGAAGAACATCGGAAACGATTTCGACAAGAACCTTGATTTAGGTTGGGGTATCTTCTCATACGTGAACAAATGGCTTATCATTCCTGCGTTTGACTTCCTGGAGAACTATATCGGCAATTACGGTATCATAATCATGCTGCTGGTTCTCTACATCAAAACCATTCTCTTCCCTCTGACATACAAGTCATACTTGTCGATGGCGAAGATGAAAGTGCTGAAGCCTGAGATTGACGCCATCAAGGAGCGTAACGATGGTGACATGCAGAAGACGCAGATGGAAACCATGAAGCTTTACCAGGAGATGGGCGTGAATCCGCTGAGTGGCTGTATTCCAATGCTGCTGCAGATTCCTATCCTGTTCGCGATGTTCAACTTCTTCCCGAACTCGATAGAATTGCGTCAGGAGGCTTTCCTATGGGCTAATGACTTGTCTACCTATGATGTGTTTGCCAAATTGCCATTCACAATTCCTTTCTATGGTAGCCACGTAAGTATGTTTACGTTGCTGATGACAGCATCTACCATACTTTATACTTGGTCAAACAACCAGATTAACTCTCAGATGCAGGGGCCAATGAAGTTTTACAGCTACTTAATGCCTGTGATCTTCATGTTTGTACTTAACTCCTTCCCTGCCGGTCTTTCTTTCTACTACTTTGTTTCCAACATTGTAACATTTGGTCAGCAGGCTGCTATTCGCAAGTTTGTAGATGATTCTAAAATCAGAACCAGACTGGAAGAGAACAAGCACAAGATTAAAGAGAAAAAGAAAAAAGGCGGTCCTTCTTTCACAGAGCGTATGCAGGAAGCAATGCGCCAGGCACAAGAACTGGAGCAGCAAAAGCGCAACAAAGCAAAGAAGTAA